Proteins encoded in a region of the Thermococcus stetteri genome:
- a CDS encoding DUF5305 family protein codes for MKVNKKKALIAGLGISLSLAVLFGIYSAVAYATPISTRDVSYTTAYSEEGSLKHYGLFSNETVYQNGTSLEYYPSGITGAIIGEYGYSTSPEASGSYKIEIHSNYYVSVNRKSVYLLNRTAEIASGTFDGSFSVPVEFNMTSLGEELRTIREGTDLHRAENEVYLTVTVGIDGREPFTQKIQLKKDTSGMLSLDGASKEYQKVERNVSITENSVGFLGTNVRDSTARKVFPAMALLFAIPPLGFGYSKREKRPKDELASLRKYVVEGKSPEGTRKVELKTPEDLKRVFELVDRPIVHDGSGKWDIYSIADGDTVYEYQQL; via the coding sequence ATGAAGGTAAACAAAAAGAAGGCCCTGATTGCGGGCCTTGGAATTTCACTGTCATTGGCGGTTCTTTTCGGCATTTACTCGGCCGTGGCCTACGCCACACCTATATCTACAAGGGATGTAAGCTACACTACCGCCTATTCTGAGGAAGGTTCACTGAAGCACTACGGCCTCTTCTCGAACGAGACCGTCTACCAGAACGGCACCTCGCTGGAGTACTATCCCTCGGGAATAACCGGCGCAATAATCGGGGAATACGGGTATTCAACGTCACCGGAGGCTTCTGGCAGTTATAAAATAGAGATACACTCGAACTACTACGTCTCTGTAAACAGGAAGTCCGTTTACCTGCTCAACCGGACTGCGGAGATAGCATCAGGGACTTTTGACGGCTCGTTCTCGGTTCCGGTAGAGTTCAACATGACGTCGCTTGGAGAGGAGCTCAGAACGATACGGGAGGGCACAGACCTGCACAGGGCCGAGAACGAGGTCTACCTAACCGTTACCGTCGGTATAGACGGACGTGAGCCTTTTACACAGAAGATCCAGCTGAAAAAAGACACCTCTGGAATGTTGAGCCTCGATGGAGCTTCCAAAGAGTACCAGAAGGTTGAGAGGAACGTGAGCATCACTGAAAACAGCGTGGGCTTTTTGGGGACAAACGTCAGGGACTCTACCGCCAGAAAGGTCTTCCCTGCGATGGCACTGCTCTTTGCGATTCCACCTCTGGGTTTTGGATACTCAAAGAGGGAAAAGAGGCCCAAAGACGAACTCGCTTCCCTGAGGAAGTACGTCGTCGAGGGCAAATCCCCCGAGGGAACGAGAAAGGTCGAACTCAAAACTCCCGAAGACCTGAAGAGGGTTTTTGAGCTCGTGGACAGGCCGATAGTCCACGATGGCAGTGGCAAATGGGATATCTACTCAATAGCGGACGGCGACACGGTCTACGAATACCAACAACTTTAA
- a CDS encoding inorganic diphosphatase, translated as MNPFHELEPGPEVPEVVYALIEIPKGSRNKYELDKKTGLLKLDRVLYSPFFYPVDYGIIPQTWYDDGDPFDIMVIMREPVYPLTIIEARPIGIMKMEDSGDKDWKVLAVPVEDPYFKDWKDIDDVPKAFLDEIAHFFQRYKELQGKVTNVEGWGNAEEAKKEILRAIELYKEKFGKKE; from the coding sequence ATGAACCCGTTCCACGAGCTTGAACCCGGGCCGGAGGTTCCAGAGGTTGTCTACGCCCTTATAGAGATTCCGAAGGGGAGCAGGAACAAGTACGAGCTCGACAAGAAGACCGGACTGCTCAAGCTCGACAGAGTCCTCTACAGCCCGTTCTTCTACCCAGTTGACTACGGAATAATCCCGCAGACCTGGTACGACGACGGCGACCCGTTCGACATCATGGTCATAATGCGCGAGCCGGTTTATCCGCTCACCATCATCGAGGCCAGGCCGATAGGCATAATGAAGATGGAGGATTCCGGAGACAAGGACTGGAAGGTCCTCGCCGTTCCCGTTGAGGACCCGTACTTCAAGGACTGGAAGGACATAGACGACGTTCCAAAGGCCTTCCTCGACGAGATAGCCCACTTCTTCCAGAGGTACAAGGAGCTCCAGGGCAAGGTAACCAACGTTGAGGGCTGGGGCAACGCCGAGGAGGCCAAGAAGGAGATCCTCAGGGCGATTGAGCTCTACAAGGAGAAGTTCGGCAAGAAGGAGTGA
- a CDS encoding DNA-directed RNA polymerase translates to MYKLLKVKDVVRIPPRMFTMDPKEAAKLVLRETYEGIYDRDEGVILAILDVEEISDGMIVPGDGATYHEAVFNVLVWEPSVHEVVDGEVVEMMPYGAFIRIGPMDGLVHISQLMDDYVVFDEKNRQFIGKETNRVLKLGDYVRARIIGVSVKSRVIRENKINMTMRQPGLGKFEWIEKEKRKAKEELKEE, encoded by the coding sequence ATGTACAAGCTCCTGAAAGTTAAAGACGTCGTGAGGATTCCGCCCAGGATGTTCACTATGGATCCAAAGGAAGCGGCAAAGCTCGTTCTCAGGGAGACCTACGAGGGCATCTACGACAGGGACGAGGGAGTTATTCTGGCAATCCTCGACGTTGAGGAGATCAGCGATGGAATGATAGTCCCAGGAGACGGTGCAACGTATCATGAGGCGGTGTTCAACGTTCTCGTCTGGGAGCCGAGCGTCCACGAGGTCGTTGATGGCGAAGTCGTCGAGATGATGCCCTACGGCGCCTTCATCAGAATCGGCCCGATGGACGGTCTCGTCCACATCAGCCAGCTCATGGACGACTACGTTGTCTTCGACGAGAAGAACAGGCAGTTCATAGGCAAAGAGACCAACAGGGTTCTCAAGCTCGGCGACTACGTGAGGGCCAGGATAATCGGCGTGAGCGTCAAGAGCAGGGTCATCAGGGAAAACAAGATAAACATGACGATGCGCCAGCCAGGCCTTGGAAAGTTCGAGTGGATTGAGAAGGAGAAGAGGAAAGCTAAGGAAGAGCTCAAGGAGGAGTGA
- the spt4 gene encoding transcription elongation factor subunit Spt4, whose protein sequence is MAKERACRHCHYITTEDRCPVCGSRDLSDDWFDLVIIIDVDSKIAKKLRESIPEAAKVPGKYAIRVR, encoded by the coding sequence ATGGCCAAGGAGAGGGCCTGCAGGCACTGCCACTATATAACAACCGAAGACCGCTGTCCTGTCTGCGGGAGCAGGGATCTGAGCGACGACTGGTTCGACCTCGTGATAATAATAGACGTTGACTCAAAGATAGCAAAGAAGCTCAGGGAGAGCATACCCGAAGCCGCCAAAGTTCCCGGCAAGTACGCCATCAGGGTAAGGTAA
- a CDS encoding GTP-dependent dephospho-CoA kinase translates to MFFRPTRELRDQLKKPLGELVRGPIPEPYLKVRGELESHPVVTVGDVVTENVLKLGIRPVIALYDLRTKRKDYSPEIEDSAVFLTVTNPPGVITKALLDAVRKAFGLAERGKHVHILVSGEEDLAAIPAVLYAPLGTLVLYGQPDEGVVLIKVTPECKRRCAKILASMEVVRDGD, encoded by the coding sequence ATGTTCTTCAGGCCCACTAGGGAACTCAGGGACCAGCTCAAGAAGCCCCTGGGCGAGTTAGTTCGGGGGCCGATTCCCGAGCCATACCTCAAGGTTAGGGGTGAGCTTGAAAGTCACCCCGTGGTCACGGTGGGGGACGTCGTTACCGAGAACGTCCTCAAACTTGGAATAAGGCCGGTTATAGCTCTCTATGACCTCAGGACGAAGAGAAAGGACTACTCACCTGAGATCGAGGACAGTGCTGTATTTTTAACCGTTACAAACCCTCCCGGAGTCATAACGAAAGCTTTATTAGATGCCGTTAGGAAGGCCTTCGGGCTGGCTGAGAGAGGTAAGCACGTTCACATCCTGGTCAGCGGGGAGGAGGACCTCGCGGCCATTCCGGCAGTCCTCTATGCTCCGCTCGGGACGCTTGTCCTGTACGGCCAGCCCGACGAGGGGGTAGTGCTTATAAAGGTAACACCCGAATGCAAGCGCAGGTGCGCCAAGATACTCGCGAGTATGGAGGTGGTTCGTGATGGAGATTAA
- a CDS encoding 30S ribosomal protein S24e, with translation MEIKVTEIRENKLLGRKEIYFDVIHEGEPTPSREAVKGKLVAMLDLDPNTTVIQYIRSYFGSTVSKGYAKAYETRERMLYIEPEYILVRDGLVQKQEE, from the coding sequence ATGGAGATTAAGGTTACCGAGATAAGGGAGAACAAGCTCCTGGGAAGGAAGGAAATATACTTCGACGTGATACACGAGGGCGAGCCTACCCCGAGCAGGGAAGCGGTGAAGGGTAAGCTCGTCGCGATGCTCGACCTCGACCCGAACACGACCGTTATCCAGTACATAAGGAGCTACTTCGGAAGCACCGTTTCAAAGGGCTACGCCAAGGCCTACGAGACGAGGGAGAGGATGCTCTACATAGAGCCCGAGTACATCCTCGTTAGGGACGGCCTCGTCCAGAAGCAGGAGGAGTGA
- a CDS encoding 30S ribosomal protein S27ae → MAKKKKTSQKWKLYEVKGGKVIRKNKFCPRCGPGVFMADHGDRWACGRCGYTEWKK, encoded by the coding sequence ATGGCCAAGAAGAAAAAGACCAGCCAGAAGTGGAAGCTCTACGAGGTCAAGGGCGGTAAGGTCATAAGGAAGAACAAGTTCTGCCCGCGCTGTGGGCCCGGAGTTTTCATGGCCGACCACGGCGACCGCTGGGCCTGCGGAAGATGCGGCTACACCGAGTGGAAGAAGTGA